AGCTGAAACAGCAACTGCGAGAAAAAGCAATCAAACAAAAACAAAAACTTGTTGCTGAAGCTGAGGAAATCGCCGAAAAATCTACCGACTGGAAAGTCGCAGGCGATCGCATTCGCGAGATTCTTGATGAGTGGAAAACTATCAAGGGAATCGACCGCAAAACAGACGATGAACTTTGGAAACTCTACTCTCGTGCACGCGACGCTTTTAATCGCCGTCGCGGCTCACACTTTGCCGAGCTTGATCGCGGCCGTGCTGCAGCCCGCCGAGTTAAAGAGGAACTCGTCGAAAAAGCAAACGTCCTCAAAGAATCTACAGATTGGAACGATACTGCTCATGCGTTCAAGGAGCTTATGAACGAATGGAAGGCAGCAGGTCGTGCCCCACGAGATGTTGACGACAAACTTTGGGCAGCGTTTAAGGGAGCACAAGACTACTTCTTCAACGCCCGTAATGCTGTTAACGATCAACGTGACCGCGAGTTTGCCGCCAATGCCGAAGCAAAGGACGCGCTTATCGACGAGTACACCCCATTGATTGACCCTGCGCAAGGACTAGATTCTGCCCGCGAAAAGCTTCGCGAGCTGCAAGAAAAGTGGGAAGCTATCGGATACGTCCCACGTAATCGCGTCCGTGAATACGAAGAAAAAATTGCCAACTTGGAAAAACGTGTTACTGAAGCAGCCGATGCCCAGTGGCGACGCACCGATCCTGCTGCTCAAGCACGCGCAGCTCAATTCATTTCTAAAGTAGAAGAATTTACAGCTCAAGCTGCAGAAGCTGAGGCAAAAGGTAACGCCAAGAAAGCAGAGAAGCTTCGCGCTCAAGCCCAACAGTGGCAGGAATGGGCAGATGCCGCAATTAATGCCGTCGAAAATCGCTAAGTAGTAATTTCGCCAACCATGTACGCGGTACAGTTAACTGTCTGAATTCTGACGTCAAGTACGCATTGATACACTCAATGCATGCTTGCCGTATACGAATTTCAGCGACCGAAGCCATCTACTAATATCTCTCTTGTAGAACCGAGTGATGAGCTTCGGTCATTCGTATTTTCATCAAATCTGGCGGCTCAAGACATTACAGGCGATATCGCAACCTCGTGCTCAGCAACTACGGTACTAGCAGCTTTACAAGGCAGTTACGCACAATATTCTCGGACCTTCGGAATATTTTCTGTTGAGAACAATCCAGATCAAGTCAAACACGGAGATCCATTATTGAGTCTTCCCTCTACAACTGGCGATTCTCCTTGTGAAGTTACAGGCTATCCCCTTGCCTATGTGGAAACTGAAGTCTACTTAGCAGCTGATACTGATGTTCTTGCCGCAAGCATCCTTCTTGATGCAGAATTGCAGCCTCTCGAGGGTGAAGACCTAGATAAAGAGGCACAACAGGCACTCACGCGTTGTTTCGATCTCCTTTCAGAGACTGCCATCGAATTGGGTCGCTCTATTATTCACTTGCAACTTCCCTACGGAAAAGTAGCGACGAGTGCTCAAAGTTTTTGTATAAATCAGTTAATGCAACGTGGCTACCGCCTAGCACACGAAGAAAATCACGGTTACGTTGTCATACCGCTGGTCTTAGACCACGTGGGTAGCATCCGTACTGAATGTTACGAGAATTCAGTATTCCCAGATGAGCTCATCCCTGGAATTTTAGAACTTCTCAACCAATCAAATACTGATATCCCAACTGGCGATCTATTACGACAGCCACAGCCATGGACTTTACGACGCCTCCAACAATCTGCCACAGCAAATAAAGAGCGAGGGAATCGAACTTTGACTACGATTCTACGTGACAGTTCTGGCAGTGTACTTGCCTTATCCGAAGCATTGCAACGAGGCAATAGCAGTGCTGATCTCGCCGAACAAGGTCTAACCATCGTAGATCGCGATCACCGTAATCAGGGTTATGGCACAAAAGTCAAAGCTGCTGGGCTAAAAAATATTCACAACACCTGGCCAAAAGTAAAACGGGTGTTTAGCGACTATAGTTCGCACAACACTCGCATGGGATCAATTAACTCTCGCCTTGGTTTTCAACGAGTTTCATCAACCCAAATTTGGCAATTGACTCTTTAAAAACCTTTTTATTTCGAACGACGCTTTTCAGCAGCTTGTCGTCGGCGGGTATCTATCAGCAATGGGTTTTCCTCTCCCCTTCGCTGATTTTGGAGGTCGCGTTGCACAAGTGCGACCTCATCAGTTACTTCCGTAGTTGCACGTAGGTGTTCGATCTGATGCTGTTCTTCACTCTTACTAAAAACTAGAAAAGACAAAGCGTACACCAACACCACGACTGCGATGATTTCGATTCCAAAGCCAATTCCGATTCCGGAGGAACCTTCGTTTTCTTTACTCTGCAGTCGCATCCACATGGCAAATAATGACATGAGCAAGGCAATACCGCTGAGCAAAAATCCAATATTTGCGGCAACTGTTCGACGCGTCAGAATTAGAAAAAGGTTACACACAATCACTGCGATAAAGCCGATAAGAACGAAAATATATTCCGCAAGCTTTACTCCAGAATCGGCTGCGATGCTAGAAAAAGTCAGTACCTGCCATCCTTGGGTGTTTCCCGAATGCGGAAGAACTAATCCCACAGCAAACAGCACCCACGCGCCAATTAACCGCCATTGAAATCGCCCTACATGAACGAATCGTGCAGCTCGAATCTCTTTGATTCTTAGTTCCTGTTCGGTAGTAGATCCGGACGATTCGCTCATGTTCTTCTCCTTAGAATTATTACCGCTCTAGGTTACTGCCACATTACAGCTAACAGCCACATCCACTGTCTTTCGACGTATTTGTATGCTTCTGCGCCGGAGAACCAATTGACGGCAGACCCAACCCAACTCCTACTGGAGCAGTGGTGGGAACTTTACCGGCTGCACTCATATCCCCTGCTTTTGTTCGGCGATGCTGTAAAACACCAGAATCTGCAATTAAGAAAAATGGCTTCGCATCAGTTACTACAGTGGTAATCACATCTCCTGGGCGAATATCTCCGTCAATATGTCCGTGTGGATCGAAATGCACCAGACGACCATCACGAGAACGGCCAGTCATACGGTGAGTTTTATCATTTTTTCGTCCACCAGATGCTTGGACAAGCAGTTCAACCTCAGTACCGATAAGCTTCGAATTTTCTTCAGTACTAATCCGCTCTTGTAGCGCGAGGAGTCGTTCATATCGGTCTTGGACCACTTCTTTAGGAATCTGATCTGCATAGTCTGCTGCTGGGGTACCGGGGCGAGGACTGTATTGGAAAGTATAGGCACTAGTAAAACGTGCTTTTTCTACTACATTCAGCGTCTCTTGGAAGTCCTCTTCGGTTTCTCCAGGGAATCCTACGATGATGTCAGTTGTGATAGACGCATGCGGAATCTTGGCTCGTACTTCATCGAGAATGCCCAAAAATTTCTTTGAGCGATATGATCGACGCATTTCCTTCAAGACTTTGTCCGAACCAGACTGGAGCGGCATATGGAGCTGTGGGCACACATTGGAGGTTTCAGCCATAGCGTCAATCACGTCATGTGTGAACTCTGCGGGATGAGGGCTGGTAAAACGTAGGCGTTCCAGTCCTTCAATCTTTCCGCACGCGCGCAAAAGTTTGGAAAACGCGAAACGATCACGCTCGATATCAGGATCAGAGAAGTTCACACCATAGGCATTGACGTTTTGGCCAAGAAGGGTAACCTCGCTGACTCCTTGATCAACGAGGGCTTGGACTTCCGCCAAAATGTCACCTGGGCGACGGTCGACCTCTTTACCGCGAAGCGATGGCACGATACAGAAGGTACAGGTGTTATTGCATCCGACCGAAACCGATACCCATCCTGCATAAGCTGACTCACGTTTTGCAGGTAAAACTGATGGGAATTGCTCGAGAGAGTCAACTATTTCCACCTCGGCGCGTTTGTTGTGCTCGGATCGGCTCAAAAGCGATGGCAGTGCTCCCATATTGTGAGTACCAAAAACTGCATCAACCCAAGGAGCTTTCGCGACGACCGTATCTTTGTCTTTTTGAGCCAAACATCCACCTACAGCAATTTGCATGCGAGGGTTCTTTTCCTTGGCTGACCGCAACTGTCCTAGGGTGCCATAAAGACGCTTATCTGCGTTTTCTCGCACTGCACAGGTGTTAAACACGACAAGATCAGGCTCTTCACCATCAGCCACCGCATGGTATCCGGCTTCTTCTAACAATCCAGATAGACGCTCCGAATCATGAACGTTCATTTGGCAACCGAACGTTCTTACCTCAAAGGATCTTCCCTGACCTACATTAGGTACGCGGTGAGACTCTATATCGTTAAACGTCTCTTCTTGCGCAGCACGCTCAGAGGAAAAGTCAGAATCGTTAATGACAGAATTAGTGTTTTGTTCGGTTGCAGATGACACGAGCAGACATTGTACAAGCCCAATGTGACACGAGCACAATTATGGATCTTGATTTTTTTGAGACGCTACGAGTAGCTACCGCCTTATTTCATCTATCCTTGCATCAATCGCTTCTCGCGCTATCTCTAGTGCCATCGACTGCGAAAATCCCCGCCGTGCCAAAACCCCCACTGTGCGACGCAATGCTTTTTGGTATTCCGGATAGTCACACGGTTCTTCCTTTAATGATCGAGCCTTTTTATAGGCAAGTTCTCGTGCAATATTTTGCTCATCTTCAGGCTGGATATCTCCCACCACGTCTGCAATGATCTCAGGTTTTATTCCTTTATCCCGAAGTTCCCGTGTTAGGGCTTGTCGAGATTTCCCGCGACGTTGACGACGCTGTCGTACCCATTCTCTAGAAAAATTCTCATCATTGAGCAGGTTTGCGCGAATCAGATCTTCAACGACATATTCGACGATGTGTGGGTCGAAGTCAGCTGAAATGAGCCGATTGGTGAGTTCATAAACAGATCGTGCCCGTTGGTCGAGAAGCAGAAGAGCACGCTTGCGTACCTTTGCTTTTTCTTCCTCAAGCGCATGATCGAACAAGTTACTGTTTGATGAAGAAAAATTTTGAAGAGCGGCTTTCAGCTGCGCAATCTTTTCTGACTGCGCAGCTGAAGCATTGCCACTACGAGCAGAATCGGATTGATTATTCGTCATCCGAGTCATCAAAATCTACATTGGGAACCATGTCTACTGGGTCATCAGTCAGCGCATCGTCAGCATCCTTCAATGCAGCGTATTTTCCAATATGAAGCGCTCTAAAGATCTTATCTTCAATCTCATCGGCCAGCTCTGGTGTTTCTTTAAGGTAGAGACGAACTTTTTCTTTTCCTTGTCCAAGCTGGTCACCTTCATACGTGAACCAAGAACCAGATTTTTTGATAACTCCATTATCAACGCCTAGGTCAATAATCGAAGATTCACGTGAAATTCCCTCACCGTACATGATGTCGAATTCTGCGATCTTAAACGGTGGCGAAACCTTATTTTTTACCACTTTCAAACGTGTCCGGTTACCAATGGCATCTTGTCCATCTTTAAGCGTCTGAATCCGTCGGACATCACACCGAACTGAGGCATAGAACTTCAAGGCTTTACCACCGGTCGTTGTTTCGGGAGAACCGAACATAACACCGATCTTCTCACGTAGCTGGTTAATAAAGATTGCCGTAGTTCCTGAATTATAAAGCGCACCGGTCATCTTACGGAGCGCCTGACTCATCAATCTAGCTTGGAGACCCACATGGCTATCTCCCATTTCGCCTTCAATTTCTGCCTTTGGAGTCAATGCTGCAACTGAGTCGATGACAATGATGTCAATTGCACCAGAACGCACAAGCATATCTGCGATCTCCAAAGCCTGTTCACCGGTATCTGGTTGAGAAACAAGCAATGCATCAGTGTCTACGCCTAGTTTCCGTGCATAATCAGGATCGAGAGCATGCTCAGCATCAATAAAAGCCGCAATACCTCCTGCTTTTTGAGCTTGCGCGATGGCATGCAATGCCACAGTGGTCTTACCCGATGACTCCGGACCATATACCTCAACGATACGCCCACGAGGGAAGCCACCAATTCCTAGAGCTACATCGATAGCTGTGTTACCGCTGGAGATAGCACTAATAGGTGGACGATTCTCGTCACCAAGACGCATAACCGCACCTTTGCCAAAATCCTTTTCGATCATTGCAAGAGCTGCGTCGAGCGCTTTCTTGCGATTATCTCCAGTAGGTTGCTGCGTTTTACTATTTTTTCTTGGCGCCATTGATCGGTGCTCCTTTTCTCGTTTCTTTAAAACTTGTTCTCTTTTATTTAGACGTATTCACTCACCCAAAAGATCCACGGGGTGAAAGCAGGGGTAAATTTTACGTTTGTACGGTGATCCGCCCCAACGAACGGTATTGACTATAAGCCCTAGACCCAACGACACCAGTTATCTCAAACCAGAATACACGAATACATGTTCGACAAAAATCTCCAAGCACCTCACATAGAAATTGTTATATCAACATCAAGAATTAACGTCGCTGCTCAGGAATCTTAAAATCATCACATAAATCAAACCAGACCTGCCTTAAGTCAACTTCGTGTTCGATACTATCTTCGACGGTTTTTCCAGTTCTGCTCAGTACATGTGAGTGAACGATCCAAGCGCCCTTCATCTGCCCAAACTCCTCTTCAAGCTTCTGATAGAAGGCAGTCAATCGCATTGGTCTTCCTCGTTATTCTCATCGGTATGGATATTGCAACGTTGGATATGTGACGCAAACTCCACGACACAGTACAGTAACTGCTTGTGTCTACATCTTATTCATCTCAAAAAAACCTTCTCGATCTCGCTTATATCGCGGTGTTTGCTGCACTCATCATCGTGTTCGCTTTTGTGTCAATTCCAGCCGGCGCCGCAGGCGTGCCCATCGTAATGCAAAATGCCGTCATCGTGCTTGCAGGCCTCATTCTTGGTGCACGGCGAGGTTTTCTAGCAACCGCACTATTTCTCGCTCTAGGTCTCATCGGTCTGCCAGTTCTAGCAGGTGGCCGTTCTGTCCTTGCTGCACTCCCCGGCCCTACCGTTGGATATTTGGTGGGCTACTTGGTATCAGTACTGGTTGCCGGCATTATTGCCTATAACGCACCAAAGCAACCAAAACCCCTTGCCTTTGTAGCATTCCTTGTAGCCGCGTTACTGGCACTTGTCACCCAATACGCATTTGGCACCCTAGGACTTATGCTTCGCGCCGGTATGGACTTCAATAAGGCATTACTCGTCAATGTTCCTTTCATTGGCCCAGACGTTATTAAGATGGTGGTAGCAGTTTTCATTGCAATCGGAGTCCACGCAGCATTCCCCGATCTAAGAACTTCATCCAAAATGAAATAGTATAAATAAAGCAGCGACACCTTGTACCGCTGCTTTATTCATTACTGCATTCATACAAAATACTATGCCTACAATTTCTTTTCAGGATGTCACGGTTCGCTTTGAGGACAAGTGCATTCTTAACAATATTTCGCTTACCCTTAGTGAACAACGAATCGGCATTATCGGTGCCAATGGAAGCGGCAAATCTTCACTTGTGCGTTTAATCAATGGGTTAGGTCAACCCTCGAGCGGCACAGTATCCGTCGATGACATGCATGTCGCCAAAGACGGCAAGAGCATCCGACGAGCCGTTGGATTCGTGTTTTCTGACGCCGAAAATCAAATTGTCATGCCTACTGTCAAGGATGACATTGCTTTTTCGTTACGTCGACTCAAACTCAGCAAATCCGAACGTGAACAGCGAGTCAATGACATGCTAGTACGTTTTAATCTCGAAGATCATGCTGAGCAGTCGCCGCATCTTCTTTCTGGTGGTCAAAAACAATTATTGGCCCTAGCTGCAGTATTGGTAATCCAACCAAATGTCATTATTGCAGACGAGCCGACAACACTTTTGGACATGCGTAATCGTGAGCGCATCAGGAAAGAATTTGCACAATTACGACAACAGTTGATTGTGGTAACACATGACTTAGATTTCCTTGAAGACTTTGATCGCGTCATTTGTATCAATGATGGCGCCATCGTTGCTGACGGGACTCCATCTGAAGTTATTGATCATTACCAAGCCCTAATGAGGGCGAATCCACTATGATCCAGACCATACCTTTAGGCGTATATGTTCCTGGAGAATCAGTTGTCCACAAAACTCCACCGCTGATCAAACTTGGTATTCTGATCGCCTTTATCGTTGCCTCGACTGTATGGGGGACTACTCCCCTTCGAGCACTAAGTTCCTGTGTTGTGGCAATCTCGCTTTACTTCGTGGCCAAAATCCCTTTGCCCGTGGCATGGTCACAATTGTGGCTTCCCTTACCAGTTTTGCTAACTCTGGGCGCATTTCAATGGTGGCAACGTGGATTGTCCTATTCATCAAGTTTAGTTCTTACCATCTACGCAGGATTAATGGCTGCGGTGCTCGTCACGCTAACGTCGACACTCGCATCTATGATGGATGCTCTTGAAAGTGCGCTCCAGCCCCTGAAGAAATATGGTTTCCCAGTAGAATCAGGGGTTCTGGCCTTTTCCCTCACACTCCGGCTTTTGCCGCTAATGCTCAACACCGTTAATGAGGTCCTTGATGCCCGAAAAGCACGTGGCGTTGCTTTTTCACTAACGGCTCTTGGTACTCCTGTGATGATTCGTTCTATTAAACGAGCTCGATCGATTGCGGATGCACTAATGGCGCGCGGAGCTGGAGATTAAAAAATGGCTAGCGCGGATCCATATTCTAGTGGATCCGCGCTAGCCATCCAGAAAGCTTTAAGCTTCTCCGCGAAGCTCGCGCATTTTCCGCGCTACTGCATCATCTGCGGCACTTGGCGTAGCCTGTTGCGCAGATTCAATCGATTGCTGCGTAGCAGAATTTCCAGCACCTAGCTGACCACCAGACATCTCTGCACGAATTTGTTCTAGGCGAGAATGGCCGGCGAGTTGGATACCTGCTTGCTCCACCTCTGCCATCCGTCCCTGAACAGAATTTTGAGCTAATTCAGCAGTGCCCAAGGCATTAGCGTATCGACGTTCAATCTTCTCACGAACCTGATCAAGGTTAGGAGTGTCGCGGTTGGAAATCGAATTCATCGACTGAATAGACTCCGCAACCTTTTCCTGCATCTTTGCCTGCTCAAGCTGGCTGAGAAGTTTAGTACGCTCTGCTACCTTTTGTTGCAAAACCATAGCGTTACGCTCTACGGCCTTTTTCGCTGCATCAGCTTGCTGGAGCGCTTGGTCATGAAGCTGTTTAGTATCTTCTACGCCCTGTTCAGCAGTAACTAGCTGAGCTGCAAACGCTTCTGCAGCATTTTCATACTCAGTTGCCTTCTGAATATTTCCCTCAGCACGAGCTTTGTCAGCCAGTTGGATTGCCTGACGCGTATTTCCTTGGAGTTTTTCAATTTCTGCGAGACGACGGTTGAGTTGCATCTCCAACTGGCGCTGGTTACCGATCACAGCTGCCGCTTGCTGAGACAGCTCTTGATGCTGCCGCTGGGCGTCTTCGATAGCCTGTTGAATTTGTACCTTAGGATCAGCGTTCTCTTCAATTTTCGAATCAAACAAAGCCATGAGGTATTTCCATGCTTTAGTAAAAGGATTCGCCATCGACGTATCGCCCTTTCATTATGTATTCGCTGCGCATACTGAAGACTGCAGCACATCAATTAGTGATGAAATTTTTTATAAATTTTGTGAAAATCACGCAAAGCTATAGTAGCGCAGGCAGTAACAGCTACTAAGACACTCTAGCTAGATCAGCTTCGGCTGAGCGCATTGCCATGGTGCCTGCTGCTTCAATGAGGACATCAGAAACTGAAGTGCCAAGCGCATGACATACCGACGCAAGGAGCTCCGAGGAAACTTCTTTACGCCCACGTTCTAACTCCGATAGATAGCCAGGAGACACGCGTGAGGTTTCTGCCAGCTCGCGAAGTGTAATCCCTTTGTCTGCTCTAAAAGCACGCAGAGCAGCACCTAGAGCCTCACGAAGCAAGGGTTCCGGTAAAGATCCGGTTGTTTCGTTTCCTGTCACAGGCTTGTCAAGTACCGCAGTGTATTTCATCATCAAATAGTCAAACGCCGATCGTGTCTAGTTTGTTCCCAACATTAATCAATGTACACATCATGCCATGCAATCATTGAGTCTTATAAGCTCAATTTTCCGTTGTGCCCACGAGCCCTAACAGATCGGTTATCCACATCGCAGCGGCCCGCACCGCCGCAAGCCTAATCGCTTGACGATCACCAGTAACCACTTGTTCAGAAACAGATAAAATCTCAGCAACCAATTTTGATTTCATCGTTCCGTTAGGCAGCGCAACTCCAACCCATACGGTTCCTACGGATTGTCCGCATTGCATAGCTGGTCCAGCTACACCGGTTAAAGAAACAGCCCATTGCGATTGAAACTGTCGCTTAGCTCCGATTGCCATAGCTTCTGCGCATTGCCATGAAACCGGACCATATTCCTCCACAGTAGCAGCGGGAACACCTGCTACTGAGACTTTCGAGTCTGTGGCATAGGTAATCAATCCACCTCGCAGTACTTGGCTGCTCCCCGGTAAATTGGCAATAGTCGCCGCCATTAGCCCAGCAGTGAGTGATTCGCACGTAGAAATTGTGCAGTTCTGCTGTTTTAATTTATCAACCATACGGATTACAGCAGCTTGGGTTGCGTCGTCAAGCATTTTTAAGCTTCTTGGCATCGATTAGGTACTGAGCACCCGTTACGACAGTCACCACAACTGCACACAACATTACAAAGAACTGAATCGGTTGTACTGCATCAGGCAATGGCAAGAGATATAGTGCTACAGCAAGAGCCTGCAAAGTGGTTTTAATTTTACCGCCCTTACTTGCTGGGACGACGTTGCCTTTCTTCAGCTCAAAGAAACGCCACAAAGTAATACCGAGCTCTCGTGCGACGATAACAATCGTTATCCACCACGGTACTAAATCAATGATATTGAGAGTTACTAAAGCGGTAATCATCAGGGCTTTATCGGCAATCGGATCCGCAATTTTCCCAAAATTTGTGACTAAATTTTTGGCGCGCGCTATATCTCCATCAAGTTTGTCAGTGATCATCAACGCCACAAAGGTTCCAAAAGCCCACCATAACCATCGCGTGATATGACCATCACTTTGAAGAACGAACCATGCAAACACCGGAATCACAATGATTCTCAAGCTCGTTAGCACATTAGGAACGTTCCAATTAGATGGTGTGCTGTGCTCTGACGTATTTTCGCGCTCCTGTTTCACACTCACTCACACTACCCTCAAAACAAAATCTTATGTACTACCACGCATCGTCACGGAAGTACCCTCCCCCGTTTTTGTCTGCCTACTACTATGTGCCCTATGACCACATATGCATTTCTCTACGAATACGACCCCAATAACCCCAAAATTGCGGAGCATCGTCCACACCACCGCGAATTTTGTGCCGAATTAAAAAATAACGGTGTCCTCATCGGTTCTGGACCATTTATCGACGGCAACGGTGGAGCGTTACTCGTCATCTCTTTGCCAGAAACTGCAACTATCGACGACGCCCAAGCGCTCATGGACAAAGACCCCTTCTACTCCGAAGGAGCCATCTCAGGACGAACAGTTCACACATGGAATCCAGTGTTAAACGTTTTTGGTGCCTAAAATTTAAATCGAAATAATTGAAGCCGTTGATTTTCTGCCTAGGCAGAAAATCAACGGCTTCAATAGTCAAGCGAGTCGTACTTAGCGAACAACACCTTGAGTGTCATCACGCTTGGACTTAATAATCGAAGCGACAATTGTGATTGCCAAAATACCTACAATCACAACAAGCGACCAGTGCGTAGCAATTTCTGGAACAGCGATGTGCTCCCCACCATTGACGAATGGAAGCTTATTTTCATGCATTGCATGCAACAGCAGTTTTGCACCGATGAAAGCCAAAATAAGTCCGAGGCCATAAGCCAGATAGACAAGACGATCCAATAGTCCATCCAGCAAGAAATACATTTGCCGCAATCCTAGGAGCGCAAATGCGTTAGTAGTAAACACAACGTATGGCTCTTGAGTAATACCGTAAATTGCTGGAATTGAGTCGAATGCAAACATTAAGTCGATCATGCCAATCGCAACAAGGGCGATAAACAGTGGCGTTAATGCAAACTTACCCTTTTGATGGATGTAGAGATGATCTTTCTCGTAATTCGGGGTAACATGCACGACTTTGCGCAACCATTTGATAATTCGCATGTCACTAGGGTCAGTCTCCGGCTTATCGGTTACCTCGTCCCAAATCAGCTTCAGGGCGGTGTACAGCAAGAAGATGCCGAACAGATAGAACACATCCGACCATGCTTGGATAACAGCTGCTCCGAGAAGAATAAACACAAGCCGGAAGACCAAGGCCAATGCAATACCTATCAGCAGCACCTTTTGCTGATACTGTCGGGGAATTTTAAATGCTCCCATGATAAGAGCAAAAACAAAGAGGTTATCAACACTCAAAGCCTTTTCGGTTACATAACCGGTGAAAAACTCAATTCCGTGTTGATGAGGGTTGCCAGGTTCTCCCCACGTCAGCCATAAAAATACACCGAACACACAAGCCAAGACGACATAAAACACGGACCAACGCGCTGATTCTTTAAGCGTTGGCTCGTGTGGGGTACGCACATGAGAAAAGAAATCAAATACGAAAAAACCTGCAATCGCCGCAATGGTGATCACCCATGTCACAGCGTTTACTTCCATATAAAAAGACACCTCCGGTCTCAATCATTGAGCAGATGAACCGGAGGTCTCCCCCGCTTACTCTGATTAGGTTTGCTCGAGCAAATAACCTAAATCAAAGTAAACCGACATGACCGGGATCTTACGAGAATCCTCGCATGGTAACCGTGTTGACGATCAATGCCGTGGGTGGGGTACTCCCCTCCAACTACAATCCCACAGTGTAGCCGATCACATCATCCCACCGCACCTAGGAAATCATCAGTGCATGTCATCACGGCACTGCATCTAAAAATCCAACTTAAAAAGCATTACTTGAAGGGTTATACGCAGCATGTTCGCCATGCGATGAATCCGAAGCATCAGAAGCACCAGAGTCTGCTGGTTGCCAATCATCTTCCTTTGGAGCATCTTCCGGCTTAGCGCCTTTAATCATCCACAGAGTTGTCTCTAACTCTTCAGGTTTGATTAATACCTCTCGGGCTTTTGATCCCTCGGATGGCCCCACAATGCCACGCGTTTCCATCAAATCCATAAGGCGACCGGCTTTAGCGAAACCAATACGCAATTTACGCTGTAACATCGAAGTTGACCCTAATTGCGCAGTAACAACCAATTCTACTGCCTGCAAAAGATCTTCCAGATCATTGCCGATATCGGCATCAATATCTTTTTTAGCTTCAGCAGCTTTGTCTTCGGTTACGCCTTCGGTGTAGTTTGGCTCACCTTGAGCCTTCGCG
The sequence above is drawn from the Corynebacterium rouxii genome and encodes:
- a CDS encoding TerC family protein — its product is MEVNAVTWVITIAAIAGFFVFDFFSHVRTPHEPTLKESARWSVFYVVLACVFGVFLWLTWGEPGNPHQHGIEFFTGYVTEKALSVDNLFVFALIMGAFKIPRQYQQKVLLIGIALALVFRLVFILLGAAVIQAWSDVFYLFGIFLLYTALKLIWDEVTDKPETDPSDMRIIKWLRKVVHVTPNYEKDHLYIHQKGKFALTPLFIALVAIGMIDLMFAFDSIPAIYGITQEPYVVFTTNAFALLGLRQMYFLLDGLLDRLVYLAYGLGLILAFIGAKLLLHAMHENKLPFVNGGEHIAVPEIATHWSLVVIVGILAITIVASIIKSKRDDTQGVVR
- a CDS encoding CinA family protein; protein product: MLDDATQAAVIRMVDKLKQQNCTISTCESLTAGLMAATIANLPGSSQVLRGGLITYATDSKVSVAGVPAATVEEYGPVSWQCAEAMAIGAKRQFQSQWAVSLTGVAGPAMQCGQSVGTVWVGVALPNGTMKSKLVAEILSVSEQVVTGDRQAIRLAAVRAAAMWITDLLGLVGTTEN
- the pgsA gene encoding CDP-diacylglycerol--glycerol-3-phosphate 3-phosphatidyltransferase yields the protein MSVKQERENTSEHSTPSNWNVPNVLTSLRIIVIPVFAWFVLQSDGHITRWLWWAFGTFVALMITDKLDGDIARAKNLVTNFGKIADPIADKALMITALVTLNIIDLVPWWITIVIVARELGITLWRFFELKKGNVVPASKGGKIKTTLQALAVALYLLPLPDAVQPIQFFVMLCAVVVTVVTGAQYLIDAKKLKNA
- a CDS encoding helix-turn-helix domain-containing protein; amino-acid sequence: MMKYTAVLDKPVTGNETTGSLPEPLLREALGAALRAFRADKGITLRELAETSRVSPGYLSELERGRKEVSSELLASVCHALGTSVSDVLIEAAGTMAMRSAEADLARVS
- a CDS encoding biotin transporter BioY; translated protein: MSTSYSSQKNLLDLAYIAVFAALIIVFAFVSIPAGAAGVPIVMQNAVIVLAGLILGARRGFLATALFLALGLIGLPVLAGGRSVLAALPGPTVGYLVGYLVSVLVAGIIAYNAPKQPKPLAFVAFLVAALLALVTQYAFGTLGLMLRAGMDFNKALLVNVPFIGPDVIKMVVAVFIAIGVHAAFPDLRTSSKMK
- a CDS encoding energy-coupling factor transporter transmembrane component T family protein, translating into MIQTIPLGVYVPGESVVHKTPPLIKLGILIAFIVASTVWGTTPLRALSSCVVAISLYFVAKIPLPVAWSQLWLPLPVLLTLGAFQWWQRGLSYSSSLVLTIYAGLMAAVLVTLTSTLASMMDALESALQPLKKYGFPVESGVLAFSLTLRLLPLMLNTVNEVLDARKARGVAFSLTALGTPVMIRSIKRARSIADALMARGAGD
- a CDS encoding energy-coupling factor ABC transporter ATP-binding protein, with amino-acid sequence MPTISFQDVTVRFEDKCILNNISLTLSEQRIGIIGANGSGKSSLVRLINGLGQPSSGTVSVDDMHVAKDGKSIRRAVGFVFSDAENQIVMPTVKDDIAFSLRRLKLSKSEREQRVNDMLVRFNLEDHAEQSPHLLSGGQKQLLALAAVLVIQPNVIIADEPTTLLDMRNRERIRKEFAQLRQQLIVVTHDLDFLEDFDRVICINDGAIVADGTPSEVIDHYQALMRANPL
- a CDS encoding PspA/IM30 family protein yields the protein MANPFTKAWKYLMALFDSKIEENADPKVQIQQAIEDAQRQHQELSQQAAAVIGNQRQLEMQLNRRLAEIEKLQGNTRQAIQLADKARAEGNIQKATEYENAAEAFAAQLVTAEQGVEDTKQLHDQALQQADAAKKAVERNAMVLQQKVAERTKLLSQLEQAKMQEKVAESIQSMNSISNRDTPNLDQVREKIERRYANALGTAELAQNSVQGRMAEVEQAGIQLAGHSRLEQIRAEMSGGQLGAGNSATQQSIESAQQATPSAADDAVARKMRELRGEA
- a CDS encoding YciI family protein, with amino-acid sequence MTTYAFLYEYDPNNPKIAEHRPHHREFCAELKNNGVLIGSGPFIDGNGGALLVISLPETATIDDAQALMDKDPFYSEGAISGRTVHTWNPVLNVFGA